From a region of the Rhodococcus sp. 4CII genome:
- the crtI gene encoding phytoene desaturase family protein: MARALRTVPGRTDHVVVVGAGLAGLSAALHLTGAGRRVTVLERESSPGGRVGTYRGPGYDIDNGATVLTMPALVGEALAAVGADFQSTRPALVLERLAPAYHARFADGSSLDVHSDPDRMADEISRVCGAAESARYLRLRRWLGRIFDAEYHRFMDANFDSPLDLVASRAAAKDLLKLTLLGGFGKLGARVDRTITDPRLRRIFTFQALYAGVAPADALAVYGAIAHMDTSLGVYFPRGGMRSIALALADALTTAGGEIRLGAEVAAVEKSGGRVVAVVTAAGDRIDCDALVLTPDTAVVDELLRPVTRRAPRRVRVSPSAVVLHGTVPTAVTSRWAARRHHTIDFGDAWARTFAEITARAGRGRLMTDPSLLITRPAVSDPGLVVDRAGTASEPVSVLAPCPNLHSAPLDWSSLTRPYVDELLRELEARGYTGIADHFTVDHVDTPLTWLGKGMAAGSPFAAAHVFRQTGPFRRPNLVDGLDNVVLAGSGTVPGVGVPTVLLSGKLAAARITGTAPAESAEMARKARSASG, translated from the coding sequence ATGGCTCGCGCGCTCCGGACGGTTCCCGGCCGGACCGATCACGTCGTGGTCGTCGGTGCCGGTCTCGCCGGGCTGTCCGCGGCGTTGCACCTCACCGGGGCGGGGCGGCGCGTCACCGTCCTCGAGCGGGAATCGTCGCCGGGCGGCCGGGTGGGCACGTACCGCGGCCCGGGCTACGACATCGACAACGGCGCCACCGTCCTCACGATGCCCGCACTGGTCGGTGAGGCGCTCGCCGCGGTGGGCGCGGACTTCCAGTCCACTCGCCCCGCCTTGGTCCTCGAACGGCTGGCCCCGGCGTATCACGCGCGGTTCGCGGACGGTTCCTCGCTGGACGTCCACTCCGACCCGGACCGGATGGCCGACGAGATCAGCCGGGTGTGCGGGGCGGCCGAGTCGGCCAGATATCTGCGGCTGCGGCGCTGGCTGGGCCGGATCTTCGACGCCGAGTACCACCGCTTCATGGACGCCAACTTCGACTCCCCGCTGGATCTCGTCGCGTCCCGTGCGGCCGCGAAGGACCTGCTGAAGCTCACCCTGCTGGGCGGCTTCGGCAAGCTCGGCGCCCGGGTCGACCGCACGATCACCGATCCGCGGCTGCGCCGGATCTTCACGTTCCAGGCCCTGTACGCCGGGGTCGCGCCTGCCGACGCCCTCGCCGTGTACGGCGCGATCGCCCACATGGACACCTCGCTCGGCGTGTACTTCCCCCGGGGCGGGATGCGCTCGATCGCGCTCGCCCTCGCCGACGCCCTCACCACCGCCGGTGGAGAGATCCGGCTGGGTGCCGAGGTCGCGGCCGTCGAGAAGTCGGGTGGCCGCGTCGTTGCCGTCGTGACCGCGGCGGGTGACCGCATCGACTGCGACGCGCTGGTCCTCACCCCGGACACCGCCGTCGTCGACGAACTCCTCCGCCCGGTGACCCGCCGGGCTCCCCGCCGGGTGCGGGTGTCGCCGTCCGCCGTCGTCCTGCACGGGACGGTCCCCACGGCGGTGACGTCCCGCTGGGCCGCCCGGCGGCACCACACCATCGACTTCGGTGACGCGTGGGCGCGCACGTTCGCGGAAATCACGGCGCGTGCCGGACGCGGACGGCTCATGACGGACCCGTCCCTGCTGATCACGCGACCCGCCGTCTCCGATCCGGGGCTCGTCGTCGACCGCGCGGGCACAGCCTCCGAGCCGGTGTCGGTGCTGGCGCCCTGCCCGAACCTGCACAGCGCGCCGCTCGACTGGTCCTCGCTGACCCGCCCGTACGTGGACGAACTGCTGCGCGAGCTCGAGGCGCGCGGCTACACCGGCATCGCGGACCATTTCACGGTCGACCACGTCGACACCCCGCTCACCTGGCTCGGCAAGGGCATGGCCGCCGGCAGTCCGTTCGCGGCCGCGCACGTGTTCCGGCAGACCGGGCCGTTCCGGCGTCCGAACCTGGTCGACGGCCTGGACAACGTGGTTCTCGCCGGTTCGGGCACCGTTCCGGGCGTCGGAGTCCCCACCGTCCTGCTGTCGGGAAAGCTCGCGGCGGCACGCATCACCGGGACCGCCCCCGCAGAAAGTGCGGAAATGGCCCGAAAAGCACGAAGTGCGAGTGGATAG
- a CDS encoding alpha-(1->6)-mannopyranosyltransferase A yields the protein MTSSARQATVAPATTAPQRSWPQTTADFLRSPEGHAAILGFAGAVMITFGGFGAGSVRREDPLLEAMHLSWLRFGHGQILSTVIVWVGVVAMIAAWVRLGRATLGGNVSLRQLRLIVPVWTAPLLLAVPMFSRDAYSYLAQGALLRDGFDPYAVGPVVNPGVLLDNVSNVWTTTTAPYGPLFLLLGQGITALTGDNVIAGTMLLRLTMLPGLALMVWGVPHLARHLGGNPAIALWLAVLNPLVLVHLIGGVHNELLMVGLMIAGIALVLERRHLAGIALVAVAVAIKATAGAALPFMVWIWMVHEKEKAEAEGRTPASPLASFAKTAGAGFAVFVAVFAAASAVAGVGLGWMTALSGSNKIINWLSLPTILAHIVTVGTSWFADLRLGEVLAITRPICAVALVAIVLTVWWRYRKTERDAILGILIVLVAIVILSPAALPWYYSWPIAIAAGFALSTRTLMVLVGLSTWLMLVFQPDGSIGLYTVAHVALATFAAVVAAVSLRTVDPLRLRTPRPAGDVRISGLAGAASSPGIE from the coding sequence ATGACGTCCTCTGCCCGGCAGGCGACCGTCGCCCCTGCGACGACCGCACCGCAGCGATCGTGGCCTCAGACCACGGCCGACTTCCTCCGCAGTCCGGAAGGGCACGCCGCGATCCTCGGTTTCGCGGGCGCCGTGATGATCACGTTCGGTGGTTTCGGTGCGGGCAGCGTTCGCCGCGAGGACCCGCTTCTCGAGGCGATGCACCTGTCGTGGCTGCGATTCGGTCACGGCCAGATCCTGTCGACCGTCATCGTCTGGGTGGGTGTGGTCGCGATGATCGCGGCGTGGGTGCGGTTGGGCCGCGCCACCCTCGGCGGAAACGTGAGTCTGCGGCAGTTGCGCTTGATCGTCCCGGTGTGGACGGCGCCGCTGCTGCTCGCGGTGCCGATGTTCAGCCGGGACGCCTACTCCTATCTCGCGCAGGGCGCGCTCCTGCGGGACGGGTTCGACCCGTACGCCGTGGGACCGGTGGTCAACCCGGGGGTCCTTCTCGACAACGTCAGCAACGTGTGGACCACCACCACGGCGCCGTACGGGCCGCTGTTCCTGCTCCTCGGTCAGGGCATCACGGCGCTGACGGGCGACAACGTGATCGCCGGGACGATGCTGCTGCGCCTGACGATGCTGCCCGGGCTCGCACTGATGGTGTGGGGGGTCCCGCACCTCGCCCGCCATCTCGGCGGAAATCCCGCGATCGCGCTGTGGCTCGCCGTGCTCAATCCCCTGGTCCTCGTCCATCTCATCGGCGGTGTACACAACGAACTGCTGATGGTCGGCCTGATGATCGCCGGCATCGCCCTCGTCCTGGAACGCCGCCACCTCGCCGGCATCGCCCTCGTCGCGGTGGCGGTCGCGATCAAGGCGACGGCCGGCGCCGCCCTCCCGTTCATGGTGTGGATCTGGATGGTCCACGAGAAGGAGAAGGCCGAGGCGGAAGGTCGCACGCCCGCGTCGCCCCTGGCGTCGTTCGCGAAGACCGCCGGGGCCGGGTTCGCCGTGTTCGTGGCCGTGTTCGCGGCCGCCTCCGCCGTCGCCGGGGTCGGGCTGGGCTGGATGACCGCGCTGTCCGGTTCGAACAAGATCATCAACTGGCTGTCACTACCGACGATCCTCGCCCACATCGTGACGGTCGGGACATCGTGGTTCGCGGACCTGCGGTTGGGTGAGGTGCTGGCAATCACCCGTCCGATCTGCGCGGTGGCGCTGGTCGCGATCGTGCTGACGGTCTGGTGGCGGTACCGGAAGACCGAGCGTGACGCGATCCTCGGGATCCTCATCGTCCTGGTCGCGATAGTGATCCTCTCGCCCGCGGCGCTGCCCTGGTACTACTCGTGGCCCATCGCCATCGCCGCCGGCTTCGCACTGTCGACGCGGACCCTGATGGTCCTCGTCGGGCTGTCGACCTGGCTGATGCTGGTCTTCCAGCCCGACGGGTCGATCGGTCTGTACACGGTCGCGCACGTGGCGCTGGCGACGTTCGCCGCGGTCGTCGCGGCCGTGTCACTGCGCACCGTCGACCCGCTGCGTCTGCGCACACCCCGGCCTGCCGGGGACGTGCGCATCTCCGGCCTCGCAGGGGCTGCGTCGTCGCCCGGCATCGAGTGA
- a CDS encoding phytoene/squalene synthase family protein — MTEPADSYRYCGAVTAEHGRTYHLATRLLPERRRSAVHALYGFARTVDDIVDADPGRTAGNCAAELDRIEDVLRRGFTDRTAPAPKSCTPEMLRVLPAFLDTVAEFDISRDYFFAFLDSMRMDVPGTAAHRAEYRSMTELRTYMYGSAVVIGLQMLPVLGTTGRVEDAAPHAAALGEAFQLTNFLRDVGEDLDRGRVYLPADELAAFGVDTDLLVHCRRSGSTDRRIVRALAHLIAITRSVYRDAEPGIAMLDRRVQPGIRTAFVLYSRILDEIERGGYRVLDRRATVARRNRWATALPQFARLAVPAGGRSR; from the coding sequence ATGACCGAACCGGCGGACAGTTATCGGTATTGCGGGGCGGTGACGGCGGAGCACGGACGGACGTACCACCTCGCGACGCGACTTCTTCCCGAACGCCGCCGCAGCGCGGTGCACGCCCTGTACGGTTTCGCCCGCACGGTCGACGACATCGTGGACGCCGATCCGGGCCGGACGGCCGGGAACTGCGCCGCCGAGCTCGATCGGATCGAGGACGTCCTGCGGCGCGGGTTCACCGACCGGACCGCACCCGCGCCGAAGTCCTGCACACCGGAGATGCTGCGGGTGCTCCCCGCATTCCTCGACACGGTGGCGGAGTTCGACATCTCCCGCGACTACTTCTTCGCGTTCCTGGACTCGATGCGGATGGACGTTCCCGGGACCGCGGCGCATCGCGCCGAATACCGCAGCATGACCGAACTCCGGACGTACATGTACGGGTCGGCGGTCGTGATCGGGTTGCAGATGCTCCCCGTCCTCGGAACCACCGGACGGGTCGAGGACGCGGCGCCGCACGCCGCGGCGCTCGGTGAGGCGTTCCAGTTGACCAATTTCCTCCGCGACGTCGGCGAGGATCTCGACCGGGGCCGCGTCTACCTCCCCGCCGACGAACTCGCGGCGTTCGGCGTCGACACCGACCTTCTCGTGCACTGCCGCCGCAGCGGGTCGACGGACCGGCGCATCGTGCGGGCCCTCGCGCACCTGATCGCGATCACCCGGTCGGTGTACCGGGACGCGGAGCCGGGCATCGCGATGCTGGACCGGCGGGTGCAACCCGGTATCCGGACCGCGTTCGTGCTGTATTCGCGCATTCTCGACGAGATCGAGCGCGGGGGCTACCGGGTTCTCGACCGGCGCGCCACCGTCGCCCGGAGAAATCGCTGGGCGACGGCGCTACCCCAGTTCGCCCGGCTCGCGGTGCCTGCCGGTGGGCGGTCGCGGTGA
- a CDS encoding Rv2175c family DNA-binding protein: protein MSAIPYCDDVLDPSVSLLQLVDVAKNLGVAVTRVQQLLRDQQLIAVRRGGVLGVPELFFDDAGETVKWLPGLIAVLHDGGFSDEEILLWLFREDDSLPGTPVQALHGHLAREVIRRAQAMGF from the coding sequence GTGAGTGCCATCCCTTACTGTGACGATGTCCTGGACCCTTCCGTCTCGCTCCTCCAGTTGGTGGACGTCGCGAAGAATCTCGGTGTGGCCGTCACCCGGGTGCAGCAGCTTCTGCGGGATCAGCAGCTGATCGCCGTGCGCCGTGGCGGCGTCCTCGGTGTTCCCGAACTCTTCTTCGACGACGCCGGCGAAACCGTCAAATGGCTGCCCGGCCTCATCGCCGTGCTGCACGACGGCGGGTTCAGCGACGAGGAAATCCTGCTGTGGCTGTTCCGTGAGGACGACAGCCTGCCGGGCACTCCCGTGCAGGCCCTGCACGGCCACCTCGCCCGCGAGGTGATCCGTCGGGCTCAGGCGATGGGATTCTGA